One Mycobacterium marseillense DNA window includes the following coding sequences:
- a CDS encoding lysophospholipid acyltransferase family protein, which translates to MPEGFYRLAEWIVPPMVAMQGTKFTYQGLENIPERGGALLAQNHTSYLDWLPTLMAVRERRRRAYFMIKAEMADVKAVNYVIKHARLIPVDRRSGHDAFDAAVQRMREGELIGTHPEATISRSFELREFKTGAARMALEAQVPIVPVIVWGAHRIWPKDHPKKVLRNKVPITVVAGRPLPARGTPEELNAVLREAMNALLYRVQDEYPHPKDEFWVPRRLGGGAPTQEDSRAIRLSELQDRMQKYGTDGVTRPGHTQSGLH; encoded by the coding sequence ATGCCTGAGGGGTTCTACCGGCTGGCGGAGTGGATCGTCCCGCCGATGGTCGCCATGCAGGGGACCAAGTTCACCTATCAGGGTCTCGAGAACATTCCCGAGCGGGGCGGCGCCCTGCTGGCCCAGAACCACACCAGCTACCTGGACTGGCTTCCTACCCTGATGGCCGTCCGCGAGCGCCGGCGGCGCGCGTATTTCATGATCAAGGCGGAGATGGCCGACGTGAAGGCGGTCAACTACGTCATCAAGCACGCCCGGCTGATCCCGGTGGACCGCAGGTCGGGACACGACGCTTTCGACGCGGCGGTGCAACGCATGCGCGAGGGCGAGCTGATCGGGACGCATCCCGAGGCCACCATCAGCCGCAGTTTCGAACTGCGGGAGTTCAAGACCGGGGCCGCGCGCATGGCGCTGGAAGCTCAGGTGCCGATCGTCCCGGTGATTGTGTGGGGCGCCCACCGGATCTGGCCCAAGGACCATCCGAAGAAGGTGCTGCGCAACAAAGTTCCGATCACCGTGGTCGCCGGGCGCCCGCTGCCGGCGCGGGGCACGCCCGAGGAGCTCAACGCGGTGTTGCGTGAGGCGATGAATGCCCTGCTGTACCGGGTGCAGGACGAATACCCGCACCCGAAGGACGAATTCTGGGTGCCGCGCCGCTTGGGTGGCGGCGCGCCCACCCAGGAGGATTCCCGGGCCATCCGGTTGTCGGAGTTGCAGGACCGGATGCAGAAATACGGGACCGACGGCGTCACGCGCCCGGGGCATACCCAAAGCGGATTGCATTGA
- a CDS encoding lysophospholipid acyltransferase family protein produces MVEPTFRALELLAQLAVTATGTTITYRGEQHIPERGGAVVAINHTSYVDFLPAGLAMHRRGRRLRFMIKAEMQQVKVVNFLIKHTRTIPVDRGAGAGAYAVAVQRLREGELVGVYPEATISRSFELKEFKTGAARMALEAGVPIVPLIVWGAQRIWTKDHPRKLGRAKIPVTVQVGAPLQVREDIAQTDAALRDSMTTLLHQAQQDYPNEPGAYWVPHRLGGSAPTRAGAARIEADETAARSAKKAANRADRPSQ; encoded by the coding sequence ATGGTGGAGCCGACCTTCCGCGCGCTGGAGCTTCTGGCCCAACTGGCGGTGACGGCCACCGGCACCACAATCACCTATCGCGGCGAGCAGCACATTCCTGAGCGGGGCGGGGCCGTGGTGGCGATCAACCACACCAGCTACGTCGACTTTTTGCCCGCCGGCCTGGCCATGCACCGCCGGGGCCGACGCCTGCGGTTCATGATCAAAGCCGAGATGCAGCAGGTCAAGGTGGTCAATTTCCTGATCAAGCACACCCGCACCATCCCGGTGGACCGCGGCGCCGGCGCGGGCGCCTATGCCGTGGCGGTGCAGCGGCTCCGGGAGGGCGAGCTGGTGGGCGTGTATCCCGAAGCCACGATCAGTCGCAGCTTCGAACTCAAGGAGTTCAAGACCGGCGCCGCCCGGATGGCGCTCGAAGCCGGCGTCCCGATCGTCCCGCTGATCGTCTGGGGGGCGCAGCGCATCTGGACCAAGGACCACCCGCGTAAACTGGGTCGGGCCAAAATCCCTGTCACCGTGCAGGTGGGCGCGCCGTTACAGGTGCGCGAAGACATTGCGCAGACCGACGCTGCCCTGCGCGACTCGATGACAACGTTGCTGCACCAGGCGCAACAGGACTATCCGAATGAGCCCGGAGCGTACTGGGTGCCGCACCGGCTGGGCGGTTCCGCCCCGACCCGCGCGGGGGCCGCCCGCATCGAGGCCGACGAGACCGCGGCCCGATCGGCCAAGAAGGCCGCCAACCGGGCCGACCGCCCGTCGCAGTAG
- a CDS encoding LGFP repeat-containing protein, which yields MVSRSRAPTMLLTAIAATVVIVSWVGDATRHRGASNPAPARGTQLAEQPLIGLGAGVTVREISQDAPFSLVALTGDLAGTSTRVRAKRPDGSWGPWYQTEYETAAPDPAGPGHSAGVAEGPRGTDPVFVGTTTTVQVAVTRPLDAKATQPPPPPPPDASDLGYKPASREQPFGQNISAVLISPPQAPSQTQWTPPSGVVMPGQAPPIISRAEWGADESLLCGSPQYDNGIRAAVIHHTAGSNDYSPLESAGIVKAIYTYHSKTLGWCDIAYNALVDKYGQVFEGSAGGLTKAVEAFHTGGFNRNTWGVSMIGNFDDVPPTPIQLRTVGRLLGWRLGMDGVDPKGTVQLESAGSHYTTFPAGAIATLPTIFTHRDVGNTDCPGNAAYALMDEIRDIAAHFNDPPEELIKALEGGAIYDHWQAIGGMNSVLGAPTSPEDSAAGDARFVTFARGAMYWSPETGPQPVTGAIYDAWGSQSYERGPLGLPTSAEIQEPLRITQNFQHGTLNFERLTANVTEVVDGITTPLATQLPSGPTVPAEHFSLPTHPGAT from the coding sequence CTGGTGTCCCGCAGTCGCGCACCGACGATGTTGCTCACCGCCATCGCGGCGACCGTCGTCATCGTCTCGTGGGTCGGGGACGCGACGCGCCACCGCGGCGCCTCCAACCCCGCGCCGGCGCGCGGCACCCAGCTCGCCGAGCAGCCACTGATCGGGCTGGGCGCCGGAGTCACGGTTCGGGAAATCAGCCAGGACGCCCCGTTCTCGTTGGTGGCGTTGACCGGCGACCTGGCCGGCACGTCGACCCGCGTGCGCGCCAAGCGCCCCGACGGCTCGTGGGGACCCTGGTATCAGACCGAGTACGAGACCGCGGCGCCCGACCCGGCGGGGCCCGGCCATTCCGCCGGGGTGGCGGAGGGTCCGCGCGGCACCGATCCGGTGTTCGTCGGCACCACGACCACCGTCCAGGTCGCGGTGACCCGGCCGCTCGACGCGAAGGCGACCCAGCCGCCCCCGCCACCACCGCCGGACGCCTCGGATTTGGGATACAAGCCGGCGTCGCGGGAACAACCCTTCGGGCAGAACATCTCCGCCGTCCTCATCTCCCCACCGCAAGCGCCGTCCCAAACGCAGTGGACACCGCCGTCCGGCGTGGTGATGCCCGGGCAAGCGCCCCCCATCATCAGCCGAGCGGAATGGGGCGCCGACGAATCGCTGCTATGCGGTAGCCCACAGTACGACAACGGGATTCGCGCCGCGGTCATCCACCACACCGCGGGCAGCAACGACTACTCGCCGCTGGAATCGGCCGGGATCGTCAAGGCCATCTACACCTACCACAGCAAGACGCTGGGCTGGTGCGACATCGCCTACAACGCGCTGGTGGACAAGTACGGCCAGGTGTTCGAGGGCAGCGCCGGCGGGCTCACCAAGGCGGTCGAGGCGTTCCACACCGGCGGGTTCAACCGCAACACCTGGGGTGTGTCGATGATCGGCAACTTCGACGACGTGCCCCCCACCCCGATCCAACTGCGCACCGTCGGCCGCCTGCTCGGCTGGCGGCTGGGCATGGACGGCGTCGACCCCAAGGGCACGGTGCAACTGGAGTCGGCCGGTAGCCACTACACCACCTTCCCGGCCGGCGCCATCGCGACACTGCCGACGATCTTCACCCACCGCGATGTCGGCAATACCGATTGCCCGGGCAACGCCGCCTACGCGCTGATGGACGAAATCCGGGATATCGCAGCGCATTTCAACGACCCTCCCGAGGAGCTGATCAAGGCGCTGGAGGGCGGGGCGATCTACGATCACTGGCAGGCGATCGGCGGGATGAACAGCGTGCTGGGCGCGCCGACCTCGCCGGAAGACAGCGCGGCCGGCGACGCCCGCTTCGTCACCTTCGCCCGGGGCGCCATGTACTGGTCGCCCGAGACCGGGCCCCAACCGGTCACCGGCGCCATCTACGACGCCTGGGGCTCGCAAAGCTACGAGCGCGGCCCGCTGGGGTTGCCGACCAGCGCGGAAATCCAAGAGCCCCTGCGGATTACGCAGAACTTCCAGCACGGGACACTGAACTTCGAGCGGCTGACCGCCAACGTCACCGAGGTCGTGGACGGCATCACCACGCCGTTGGCCACCCAATTGCCCAGCGGCCCAACGGTTCCGGCCGAACACTTCTCGCTGCCGACGCACCCCGGCGCCACCTGA
- a CDS encoding HAD family hydrolase, translated as MKPTLIACDVDGTLFDDDEKITPRTRDAIRVAVDSGAQFVVATGRPPRWIRPVVDALGFAPVSVCANGAVIYDSATDRVVSTRTLSVDTLAELAELATRVIPGAGLAVERIGERAHDTATPQFISSPGYEHAWLNPDNTEVSIEDLLSAPAIKLLIRRAGARSSDMAAELAKHVGTEGDITYSTNNGLIEIVPLGISKATGVDEIARPLEIAREEVVAFGDMPNDLPILRWAGHGVAMGNAHPDVQAAADEVTAANTDDGVGRVLERWWL; from the coding sequence ATGAAGCCGACGCTCATCGCCTGCGACGTCGACGGCACCCTGTTCGACGACGACGAAAAGATCACCCCGCGCACCCGCGACGCCATTCGCGTCGCGGTGGACTCCGGCGCGCAGTTCGTGGTGGCGACCGGACGTCCGCCACGGTGGATACGTCCGGTCGTCGACGCGCTCGGCTTCGCCCCGGTTTCGGTGTGCGCCAACGGCGCCGTGATCTATGACTCCGCGACCGACCGGGTGGTCTCGACGCGCACGCTGTCCGTCGACACCCTGGCCGAGTTGGCGGAGCTGGCGACGCGCGTCATCCCCGGCGCGGGGCTGGCCGTCGAGCGGATCGGCGAACGCGCCCATGACACGGCGACCCCGCAGTTCATCAGCTCGCCGGGTTACGAGCATGCCTGGCTGAACCCGGACAACACCGAGGTGTCGATCGAGGACCTGCTCAGCGCCCCGGCGATCAAGCTGCTCATTCGCCGGGCCGGGGCCCGCAGCTCTGACATGGCCGCCGAACTGGCCAAGCACGTCGGCACCGAGGGCGACATCACCTACTCCACCAACAACGGCCTGATCGAGATCGTGCCGCTGGGGATCAGCAAGGCCACCGGCGTCGACGAGATCGCCAGACCGCTGGAGATCGCCCGCGAGGAGGTGGTGGCGTTCGGTGACATGCCCAACGACCTGCCGATCCTGCGCTGGGCGGGCCATGGCGTGGCCATGGGCAACGCCCACCCCGACGTGCAGGCCGCAGCCGACGAGGTCACCGCCGCCAACACTGACGACGGCGTGGGGCGGGTGCTGGAACGCTGGTGGCTTTAA
- a CDS encoding MBL fold metallo-hydrolase encodes MQVTSVGHAGFLIETQAGSILCDPWVNPAYFASWFPFPDNSTLDWDKLGACDYLYVSHLHKDHFDAKNLAEHVNKDATVLLPDFPVPDLRNALQELGFHRFIETSDSVKHRIDGLDVMIIALRAPADGPIGDSALLVSDGATTVFNMNDARPVDLDVLAAEFGHIDVHLLQYSGAIWYPMVYDMPAHAKESFGVQKRQRQMDRARQYLAQVGATWVVPSAGPPCFLDPELRHLNDDHADPANIFPDQMVFLDQMRTHGHDGGLLMMPGSTADFTGSTLNSLRHPLPTDEVEAIFTTGKADYIAKYAERMAPVVAAERASWAPAAGEPLLEPLRALFEPIMSQSDEICDGIGYPVELALGPETVILDFPKRTVRERIPHEKVRYGFEIAPELVRTVLRDREPDWVNTIFLSTRFRAWRVGGYNEYLYTFFKCLTDERIAYADGWFAETHDDSASVTLDGWEIQRRCPHLKADLSKFGVVEGNTLTCNLHGWQWRLDDGHCLTARGHQLRSRRA; translated from the coding sequence GTGCAGGTCACCAGCGTCGGCCACGCCGGATTCTTGATCGAGACCCAAGCGGGCAGCATCCTGTGCGACCCGTGGGTCAATCCGGCCTACTTCGCCTCCTGGTTCCCCTTCCCGGACAACAGCACGCTGGACTGGGACAAATTGGGTGCCTGCGACTACCTGTACGTGTCGCATCTGCACAAGGACCACTTCGACGCCAAGAACCTGGCCGAACACGTCAACAAGGACGCGACCGTCCTGCTGCCGGACTTCCCCGTGCCCGACCTGCGAAACGCGTTGCAGGAATTGGGCTTTCACCGATTCATCGAGACCAGCGATTCGGTCAAGCACCGGATCGACGGGCTCGACGTCATGATCATCGCCCTGCGAGCGCCCGCCGACGGTCCGATCGGCGATTCGGCGCTGCTGGTCTCCGACGGCGCCACAACGGTTTTCAACATGAACGACGCCCGGCCCGTCGACCTGGACGTGCTGGCGGCCGAGTTCGGGCACATCGATGTGCACCTGCTGCAGTACTCCGGAGCGATCTGGTACCCGATGGTCTACGACATGCCGGCGCACGCCAAGGAGTCCTTCGGCGTCCAGAAGCGGCAACGGCAGATGGACCGCGCCCGCCAATACCTCGCCCAGGTCGGGGCGACGTGGGTGGTCCCCTCCGCGGGCCCGCCCTGCTTCCTGGATCCCGAGCTGCGCCACCTCAATGACGACCACGCGGATCCGGCCAACATCTTCCCGGACCAAATGGTGTTCCTGGACCAGATGCGCACGCACGGCCACGACGGCGGCCTGCTGATGATGCCCGGGTCCACCGCCGACTTCACCGGCTCCACCCTCAATTCGCTGCGCCACCCGCTGCCGACCGACGAGGTCGAGGCCATCTTCACCACGGGCAAGGCCGACTACATCGCGAAGTACGCCGAGCGGATGGCGCCCGTCGTCGCCGCCGAGCGGGCGAGCTGGGCCCCCGCGGCAGGAGAGCCCCTGCTGGAGCCGCTGCGCGCGTTGTTCGAGCCGATCATGTCGCAGAGCGATGAGATCTGCGACGGGATCGGCTACCCCGTCGAGCTGGCGCTCGGGCCCGAGACCGTGATCTTAGACTTCCCGAAACGGACGGTGCGGGAACGGATTCCGCACGAGAAGGTCCGCTACGGCTTTGAGATCGCACCGGAGCTGGTGCGCACCGTGCTGCGCGACCGCGAACCCGACTGGGTCAACACCATCTTCTTGTCCACCCGCTTCAGGGCATGGCGGGTCGGCGGCTACAACGAGTACCTCTACACGTTCTTCAAATGCCTGACCGACGAACGGATCGCTTACGCCGACGGCTGGTTCGCCGAAACCCATGACGACTCGGCGTCGGTCACGCTGGACGGCTGGGAGATCCAGCGCCGCTGCCCCCATCTCAAGGCGGACCTGTCGAAATTCGGTGTGGTGGAAGGAAACACGCTGACCTGCAATCTGCACGGGTGGCAGTGGCGGCTGGACGACGGGCACTGCCTGACCGCGCGGGGCCACCAGCTGCGGAGCCGCCGCGCGTGA
- a CDS encoding lysophospholipid acyltransferase family protein, with amino-acid sequence MEPVYGTVIALARLVWRAQGLKITVTGVENLPKSGGAVIAINHTGYLDFTFAGLPAYKQGLGRKVRFMAKQEVFDHKVTGPIMRSLRHISVNRQDGAASYESAVRHLKDGELVGVYPEATISRSFEIKEFKSGAARMAVEAGVPIVPHIVWGAQRVWTKDHPKKLWRPKVPIVVLVGEPIAPTLGIEELKGLLHSRMQHLLERAQELYGAHPAGEFWVPHRLGGGAPSLAEAARLEAEEAAARAARRARPAGAPEQ; translated from the coding sequence GTGGAACCGGTTTACGGGACTGTCATTGCACTAGCCCGCTTGGTGTGGCGCGCGCAGGGCCTGAAGATCACGGTCACGGGTGTGGAGAACCTCCCGAAGAGCGGCGGCGCGGTCATTGCGATCAACCACACCGGCTACCTGGACTTCACCTTCGCGGGGTTGCCCGCCTACAAGCAGGGCCTGGGTCGCAAGGTGCGGTTCATGGCCAAGCAGGAGGTCTTCGACCACAAGGTCACCGGCCCCATCATGCGCAGCCTGCGCCACATCTCGGTGAACCGGCAGGACGGCGCCGCCTCCTACGAGTCCGCCGTCCGGCACCTCAAAGACGGTGAGCTGGTCGGGGTGTATCCGGAGGCCACCATCAGCCGCAGCTTCGAGATCAAGGAGTTCAAGTCGGGGGCCGCCCGCATGGCGGTCGAGGCCGGGGTCCCGATCGTCCCGCACATCGTCTGGGGCGCCCAGCGCGTCTGGACCAAGGACCACCCGAAGAAGCTGTGGCGGCCGAAGGTGCCGATCGTCGTGCTGGTCGGCGAGCCGATCGCGCCGACGCTGGGCATCGAGGAATTGAAGGGCCTCCTGCATTCCCGGATGCAGCACCTGCTGGAACGCGCGCAGGAACTCTACGGCGCCCACCCCGCCGGGGAGTTCTGGGTGCCCCACCGGTTGGGCGGAGGCGCCCCCTCGCTGGCCGAAGCGGCCCGGTTGGAAGCCGAGGAGGCGGCCGCTCGGGCGGCACGCCGGGCGCGCCCCGCAGGGGCGCCGGAGCAGTGA